A genomic stretch from Kwoniella europaea PYCC6329 chromosome 2, complete sequence includes:
- a CDS encoding T-complex protein 1, theta subunit: MSLKVPKAGGPDLFKAGYKQMSGLEEAVLRNIAAVGELSEIVRTSFGPNGRNKLIINHLGRLFVTSDAATIIREIEVAHPAAKLLVMASTAQEAEMGDATNLVLILAGELLKRSEHLLTMGLHPSDVIQGYEMALAKGREELETLICSTIPASPLPTAEQLSKAVATSLASKQPGCEDFLAQLVAEASLAVMPKNPKDFNVDSVRVVKVLGGGLEASRVVRGMVFGREPEGVVKNATKAKVAVYTCGLDISQTETKGTVLLKKADDLLNFSRGEEKQLEGYFKEIADSGVKLIIAGSGIGDLALHYLNRMNIGVIKVLSKFDLRRLCRVVGATPLARLGAPTAEEAGMVDVFETVEIGGDRVTVLRQEEGEKTRTATIVLRGATANYLDDLERSLDDGINTVRILLRDGRQVPGAGSSEIEVARRVSEFGGKTSGLAQHSIKRWAESLEVVPRTLAENAGLNAEDVVSLLYKSHAEGQFEAGVDIDSENSSNGNGIITSSKEKGILDPFAAKDWAIKLATDAAISVLRVDSIIVAKQAGLAPPKQQGHWDDD, translated from the exons ATGTCATTGAAAGTACCAAAAGCTGGAGGACCAGACCTTTTCAAGGCTGGATATAAG CAAATGTCCGGTCTTGAAGAAGCGGTATTGAGGAATATCGCAGCTGTAGGAGAATTGAGTGAAATCGTTAGAACTTCTTTCGGTCCTAATG GTCGTAAcaagctcatcatcaatcatcttggAAGACTATTCGTAACCTCTGATGCAGCTACTATCATTCGGGAAATCGAAGTTGCCCACCCCGCTGCCAAGTTGTTGGTCATGGCTAGTACAGCTCAAGAAGCCGAG ATGGGTGACGCTACCAACCTCGTGTTGATTCTCGCCGGAGAATTACTGAAGAGATCAGAACATCTTTTGACTATGGGTTTACATCCTTCAGATGTCATTCAGGGGTATGAGATGGCTCTGGCAAAAGGTCGAGAAGAACTTGAGA CCCTCATATGCTCAACAATCCCTGCATCTCCTTTACCTACCGCCGAGCAGCTCTCCAAAGCTGTCGCCACCTCTCTCGCTTCGAAACAACCAGGTTGTGAAGACTTCCTTGCTCAATTAGTAGCTGAAGCTTCTCTGGCGGTAATGCCTAAAAATCCTAAGGACTTCAACGTCGACTCAGTCAGAGTTGTGAAAGTTTTAGGTGGAGGGTTGGAGGCTAGTAGAGTAGTTAGAGGTATGGTGTTCGGTAGAGAACCtgaag GTGTTGTGAAGAATGCTACCAAGGCTAAAGTCGCTGTCTATACTTGTGGACTGGACATCTCGCAGACCGAAACCAAGGGAACGGTGTTGCTTAAGAAGgcagatgatttgttgaatTTCtcgagaggagaggagaagcAGCTTGAGGGT TACTTCAAAGAAATCGCCGACTCAGGTGTGAAATTGATCATTGCCGGCTCGGGTATTGGTGATCTCGCTTTACATTACCTCAACAGGATGAACATCGGTGTCATCAAGGTTTTATCCAAATTCGATCTTCGAAGATTATGTCGGGTGGTCGGTGCTACGCCCTTAGCAAGATTAGGTGCCCCTACAGCCGAAGAAGCAGGTATGGTGGATGTCTTTGAGACTGTCGAGATCGGTGGAGATCGAGTGACTGTGCTGCGTcaagaggaaggtgaaaagaccAGAACCGCCACTATCGTCCTTCGAGGAGCTACAGCCAACTATCTGGATGATTTAGAAAGATCCTTGGATGATGGTATAAACACTGTTAGGATCTTATTAAGAGATGGTAGACAGGTACCTGGAGCTGGATCAAGTGAAATCGAAGTTGCTCGACGAGTATCCGAGTTTGGTGGAAAGACATCTGGATTAGCTCAACATTCCATAAAGAGATGGGCGGAATCACTCGAAGTCGTTCCTCGAACTCTCGCTGAGAATGCTGGTCTAAATGCCGAAGATGTCGTTTCGCTCCTGTATAAGTCACATGCGGAAGGTCAATTCGAAGCTGGTGTGGATATCGATTCCGAAAATTCATCAAATGGTAATGGAATTATCACTTCGTcgaaagagaagggaatTTTGGATCCATTCGCTGCTAAAGATTGGGCTATCAAGCTGGCTACGGACGCTGCTATCTCAGTACTTAGGGTGGATAGTATCATCGTAGCGAAACAGGCTGGTTTGGCTCCTCCTAAACAACAAGGTCattgggatgatgattag